The following proteins are co-located in the Robbsia betulipollinis genome:
- the rpiA gene encoding ribose-5-phosphate isomerase RpiA produces MTQDELKRQVGQAAVEYVLAHTGAGVVLGVGTGSTVNCFIDAMAPHRDRFQGAVSSSLASTQRLEHHGFTVIDPNAVTSVPVYVDGADEIDPRGNMVKGGGGALTREKILASLADVFVCIADASKRVPVLGGFPLPIEVVPMARALIERRVRALGGMPTLRANPDGTAFVTDNGHQILDVRGLTVGDPLAFEQQVNAWPGVLTMGVFALQRADMGLFATATGIETVRFG; encoded by the coding sequence ATGACCCAGGATGAATTGAAACGGCAGGTCGGCCAGGCGGCCGTCGAGTATGTACTGGCGCACACGGGCGCGGGCGTCGTGCTCGGCGTGGGTACCGGCAGCACCGTCAACTGCTTCATCGACGCGATGGCGCCGCATCGCGACCGCTTCCAGGGGGCGGTATCGAGTTCGCTCGCGTCCACGCAACGCCTGGAACATCACGGCTTCACCGTCATCGATCCGAACGCGGTCACGTCGGTCCCGGTCTATGTCGACGGCGCCGACGAGATCGATCCCCGGGGCAATATGGTGAAGGGCGGCGGCGGAGCGCTGACGCGCGAGAAAATCCTGGCATCGCTGGCCGATGTCTTCGTATGCATCGCCGACGCCTCCAAGCGCGTGCCGGTGCTGGGCGGTTTTCCGCTGCCCATCGAGGTGGTGCCGATGGCGCGTGCGTTGATCGAGCGCCGCGTGCGGGCGTTGGGCGGCATGCCGACACTGCGCGCAAACCCTGACGGCACCGCCTTCGTGACCGACAACGGTCATCAGATCCTGGACGTGCGCGGGCTGACGGTCGGCGACCCGCTGGCATTCGAGCAGCAGGTGAACGCCTGGCCGGGGGTGCTGACGATGGGGGTGTTCGCGCTGCAACGCGCGGACATGGGGCTGTTCGCGACCGCCACGGGCATCGAGACGGTTCGCTTCGGCTGA
- a CDS encoding HrpF/NolX family T3SS translocon protein, whose translation MDVVSNPRISSADASSSGLNSADDVSGLDEKNEAIHVWMNGGTFTRPMGLSQGGEASSSNGLGHVGLSTIAQGAASGSESLGTSHSQGLSLREGTVVRPDASTTAGSSSAITVGALAGGAALAGGAIAAGGISFRPVSTTFLPTSSRVSTSDTASSASSDTDSTMSDDSVSTASSQSSVYSESASVESKDALDPTTTTGTTASDNSTATSIDTAVSNSLAADGSLTTAVDANLAAQGTTTSATSADTSTDTDTSTDSGSDTTMPSSTDVRPSGDTRSAEDIVNSNTTLKNMGNQESILSNLKKQCGDWTDPSLTPDQRADAAYRASEVVNYVKSSAASDGTARSTDVTEDGKIDGFTSSGQARHGTEAGIMKDFGEKGYSSLPTDHRLPTTTDPYVNKDGTTKSNAKVIGEKIAKVLLSIVKVVMNIASQLLSVVADLKIPGLSQLAAAASAGTEAVSGAANIGVTALDGGDVKAAAKQMGIDVAEQAVSSLTAPGVGKAVGKGIEEGVEAAETTAQRAKEAAKAGAEQVAGQVYGQYGPSPSSLLS comes from the coding sequence ATGGATGTCGTTTCGAACCCCCGCATTTCATCCGCCGACGCATCCTCGTCGGGCCTAAACAGCGCGGACGATGTCTCCGGTCTGGACGAGAAGAACGAGGCGATTCATGTATGGATGAACGGTGGCACCTTCACCCGTCCCATGGGTTTGTCGCAGGGCGGCGAAGCGTCCTCCAGCAATGGCCTCGGGCATGTCGGCTTGTCCACCATTGCCCAGGGCGCGGCATCGGGCAGTGAATCGCTCGGCACGAGTCATTCGCAAGGCCTCTCGCTGCGCGAGGGAACGGTCGTCCGACCCGACGCCAGCACGACAGCCGGCAGCAGCAGCGCCATCACGGTCGGCGCCTTGGCCGGGGGCGCGGCCCTGGCCGGCGGCGCGATCGCGGCGGGGGGAATCTCCTTCAGACCGGTCTCCACCACCTTCTTGCCGACATCGTCGCGCGTGTCCACGTCCGACACGGCGTCGAGCGCTTCCAGCGATACTGATTCGACCATGAGCGACGATTCGGTGTCGACGGCGTCGAGCCAGTCTTCCGTGTATAGCGAAAGCGCGTCAGTGGAGAGCAAGGATGCGCTCGACCCGACGACGACGACCGGAACCACGGCCTCCGACAACAGCACCGCCACCAGCATCGACACCGCCGTCAGCAATAGTCTCGCCGCCGACGGCAGCCTCACCACGGCCGTTGATGCCAACCTCGCCGCCCAGGGCACCACCACCTCAGCCACGAGCGCCGACACCAGCACCGATACCGACACCAGCACGGATTCCGGCAGCGACACCACGATGCCAAGCAGCACGGATGTCCGGCCGAGCGGCGACACCCGCAGCGCCGAGGACATCGTCAACAGCAACACCACGCTGAAGAACATGGGAAATCAGGAGAGCATCCTGAGCAATCTCAAGAAGCAGTGCGGTGACTGGACCGACCCGTCGCTGACGCCCGATCAACGCGCGGATGCCGCCTATCGCGCGAGCGAGGTCGTCAACTACGTCAAGAGCTCGGCGGCCTCTGACGGCACCGCGCGTTCCACCGATGTGACCGAGGACGGCAAGATCGACGGCTTCACCTCGAGCGGACAGGCGCGGCATGGCACCGAGGCCGGCATCATGAAGGATTTCGGCGAGAAGGGCTATTCGTCGCTGCCGACCGACCACCGCTTGCCGACGACGACCGACCCGTACGTCAATAAGGACGGGACGACGAAGAGCAATGCGAAGGTGATCGGCGAAAAGATCGCGAAGGTGCTGCTGAGCATCGTCAAGGTGGTCATGAACATCGCCTCGCAGTTGCTCAGCGTGGTGGCCGATTTGAAGATTCCCGGTCTGAGTCAGCTTGCCGCGGCGGCGTCGGCGGGTACAGAAGCCGTGAGCGGCGCGGCCAATATCGGCGTCACCGCGCTCGACGGCGGCGACGTCAAGGCGGCCGCGAAGCAGATGGGTATCGATGTCGCCGAACAGGCGGTCAGTTCGCTGACCGCGCCGGGTGTCGGCAAGGCGGTGGGTAAGGGTATCGAGGAAGGCGTGGAAGCGGCGGAAACCACCGCGCAGCGGGCGAAGGAAGCCGCCAAGGCGGGCGCGGAACAGGTCGCCGGGCAGGTATATGGGCAATATGGCCCGTCGCCCAGCTCGCTGTTGAGCTGA